Proteins found in one Colletes latitarsis isolate SP2378_abdomen chromosome 8, iyColLati1, whole genome shotgun sequence genomic segment:
- the LOC143344818 gene encoding uncharacterized protein LOC143344818 gives MASRGPSATTLPIAIAMAVAMSVVANGLCPTQCRCDDESLRASCAYAGLEVVPIQLNPEIKHLDLSNNRVGNIHLSFGFYGNLETLDLTSNAIHTLGSDNFIFQRNLVALNVSSNAIRALAKNALQGMDALKELNLASNNISDMDEQAFKSTSELEVLNFSDNSITSLPDGLLRNLHKIRTLVLNRNSLLEIPTDNLALAPSLENVDLSDNLIQELDRDSLPSLPSLVSLDLANNVIRNIADDAFDRLPGLLRLDISRNNLTSVPTSALARLNVLSHLVLSRNPLGSLEAVGFRNLFELRSLELNDCTLVNVHARAFADNVNLERISLDGNRGLKELPARVLYSARYLKWVSLRRCSLTTLQPTQFPVDGLSSLRVGGNPLVCNCSVHWLWNVIRAEERRNESRLELDTRDIICNDEEFAGKALIALSEGSLRCRLSPLYLSLSAAGCLAATATILALIAHLTRTKRKKRLAYAAPNRPEFLVYVGRNNDELDKNAESYSRRLLARNEDTPYDTPRGKIGQPSPPRSQDTNIYETPRYNRPTRPETEPYNGQTEEGVYAVADVTDLRDEPPEVLSLYRMQTPAAPRSNGHRLDYGYDYDYDYDYEYEPPLPEKPHVVFV, from the coding sequence ATGGCATCACGTGGACCCTCGGCGACGACGCTGCCAATCGCGATAGCGATGGCCGTCGCGATGTCAGTCGTTGCAAATGGTCTCTGTCCGACGCAATGTCGCTGCGACGACGAGAGCTTGCGCGCGTCCTGCGCTTACGCGGGCCTCGAAGTCGTTCCAATTCAATTGAACCCGGAGATCAAGCAtctggacctgtccaacaaccgTGTCGGGAACATTCATCTCTCGTTCGGTTTCTACGGTAACCTGGAGACCCTCGATCTCACCTCGAACGCCATCCACACGCTGGGCTCGGACAATTTTATCTTCCAAAGGAACCTGGTCGCTCTTAACGTGAGCAGCAACGCGATCAGAGCGTTGGCGAAGAACGCGTTGCAAGGCATGGACGCTCTAAAGGAGCTGAACCTGGCCAGCAACAACATCTCCGACATGGACGAGCAAGCGTTCAAGAGCACCAGCGAGCTGGAGGTGTTGAATTTCAGCGACAACTCTATCACCAGTCTGCCCGACGGGCTGCTGAGGAACCTGCACAAAATTCGCACTCTTGTTCTAAACAGAAACTCGCTGCTCGAAATTCCGACGGACAATTTGGCGTTGGCGCCCAGTCTAGAGAACGTGGATCTGTCCGACAATCTTATCCAGGAACTAGACAGGGACTCGTTGCCCTCGTTGCCGTCGTTAGTCtcgctggatctggcgaacaacgtTATTAGAAACATCGCTGACGACGCGTTCGACCGTCTGCCGGGGCTTCTACGACTGGATATCTCCAGGAACAACCTAACGTCCGTGCCCACGTCCGCGTTGGCTAGATTGAACGTTCTGTCGCACCTGGTGCTCAGTCGGAACCCGTTGGGCAGCCTGGAAGCGGTGGGATTCCGGAATCTCTTCGAGCTTAGGAGCCTCGAGCTGAACGACTGCACGCTCGTCAACGTCCACGCGAGGGCATTCGCCGACAACGTGAACCTCGAACGTATCTCGTTGGACGGGAATCGGGGTTTGAAGGAACTGCCCGCCAGGGTTCTCTACAGCGCGAGATATCTGAAATGGGTGTCCCTGCGTCGATGCAGCCTCACCACCCTGCAACCCACGCAGTTTCCCGTCGACGGACTGTCGTCCCTTCGCGTCGGCGGGAATCCCCTCGTTTGCAATTGCTCCGTGCATTGGCTGTGGAACGTTATCAGGGCGGAAGAACGACGGAACGAGTCCAGGCTCGAACTGGATACCCGCGATATTATCTGCAACGACGAGGAGTTCGCTGGTAAAGCCTTAATCGCTCTGTCGGAGGGCTCGCTGCGGTGTCGTCTGAGTCCTCTCTATCTCTCGTTGTCGGCCGCCGGCTGTTTGGCCGCTACGGCGACCATTCTCGCGCTGATAGCGCATCTCACGCGTACGAAAAGGAAGAAACGACTGGCGTACGCCGCCCCCAATCGACCGGAGTTCCTCGTCTACGTGGGTCGGAACAACGACGAGCTAGACAAGAACGCCGAGTCGTACAGCAGACGGCTGCTGGCCAGGAACGAGGACACCCCATATGACACGCCGCGCGGCAAGATCGGCCAACCGAGCCCTCCTCGGTCACAGGACACGAACATCTACGAGACGCCCAGGTACAACCGTCCGACCAGACCGGAAACGGAGCCGTACAACGGTCAAACGGAAGAGGGTGTGTACGCGGTGGCCGACGTGACCGATCTCCGCGACGAACCACCGGAAGTGCTGTCGCTTTATCGCATGCAGACTCCCGCTGCGCCCAGATCGAACGGCCACCGGCTGGACTACGGTTACGACTACGACTACGACTACGACTACGAGTACGAACCGCCGCTTCCCGAGAAGCCTCACGTCGTGTTCGTTTGA